A part of Deltaproteobacteria bacterium genomic DNA contains:
- a CDS encoding aldo/keto reductase, producing MHKGKGCAGLNRRDFLRVGLLGTTSALLGWENLAEAMNYASSGDFVFPTPVYRTLGRTGMKITVVSFGAMLTPEAEVMRVAFDHGVNYVDTARRYMGGKNEEIVAKALKGKRDKIYVATKTQPASKSKEAIIKDVETSLRALETDYIDVIQLHNLTGKDRAFIPETREALVRLKEQGKVRFFGVTTHTNQAEVLHALVEDRDRFFHTALVAYNFKSGKDVTEAIARAAQANIGIIAMKTQAGGYTTGALGPISPHQAALKWALQNKHITAAIPGMRDMAELREDIAVMGMRFGYLDGLILKRYGAAVRPYYCHLCGMCEKTCPRGVEISTINRCLMYAEAYRSAELARSTYYEIPSRVSASACLNCTDCVASCVHGLDIPVKMERARKLLA from the coding sequence ATGCACAAAGGAAAGGGATGCGCAGGATTGAACAGGAGAGATTTCTTGAGAGTTGGCCTGCTCGGGACCACATCGGCTCTGCTCGGGTGGGAAAACCTTGCCGAAGCCATGAACTATGCATCATCGGGGGACTTCGTCTTTCCCACACCTGTCTATCGAACCCTAGGACGAACAGGAATGAAGATTACGGTTGTAAGTTTCGGGGCGATGCTTACACCTGAGGCAGAGGTGATGAGGGTCGCCTTTGATCACGGCGTCAACTATGTCGATACCGCGCGGCGATACATGGGAGGCAAAAACGAGGAAATCGTCGCAAAGGCCTTGAAGGGCAAGCGTGACAAGATATATGTGGCGACGAAGACACAACCTGCCTCGAAGTCGAAAGAGGCCATTATCAAGGATGTTGAGACAAGCCTCAGGGCGCTTGAAACCGACTATATAGATGTCATCCAGCTCCATAATCTCACCGGCAAGGATCGGGCATTCATTCCGGAGACGCGAGAGGCCCTCGTCAGGCTGAAAGAGCAGGGAAAGGTGCGTTTCTTCGGGGTGACCACGCATACAAATCAGGCAGAGGTGCTCCATGCACTTGTGGAAGATCGCGACAGGTTCTTCCACACGGCCCTCGTAGCGTACAACTTCAAGAGCGGCAAGGATGTAACGGAGGCGATAGCAAGGGCCGCCCAGGCAAACATCGGGATAATTGCAATGAAAACACAGGCCGGAGGTTATACAACCGGCGCGTTGGGTCCGATCAGCCCCCACCAGGCCGCCCTCAAATGGGCGCTTCAGAATAAGCATATCACCGCCGCAATTCCCGGCATGAGAGACATGGCGGAACTCAGGGAAGACATCGCTGTAATGGGGATGCGTTTCGGGTATCTCGACGGGCTTATCCTGAAACGCTATGGCGCCGCTGTACGGCCTTACTACTGCCACCTCTGCGGAATGTGTGAGAAAACGTGTCCAAGGGGTGTAGAGATCAGTACGATCAACCGTTGCCTTATGTACGCAGAGGCTTACAGGAGCGCTGAACTTGCCCGGTCCACGTACTATGAGATTCCTTCGCGCGTATCCGCTTCTGCTTGCCTCAATTGCACGGACTGTGTGGCAAGCTGTGTCCACGGACTCGATATTCCGGTGAAGATGGAGCGGGCCAGGAAGCTTCTGGCATAG